A genome region from Chitinispirillales bacterium ANBcel5 includes the following:
- the bioD gene encoding dethiobiotin synthase: MKKKILFITGTDTDIGKTYVARVLADTFASLGQKVSYMKPVQTGCYQNGSGDLRAPDADFVFKGDAEMVLPYEVHVPYRFEPACSPHLAAQMKGVSICADHLKKCLDAISRKADITIIEGAGGVMVPLTENYFMLELIKRFTSPALLVTSGKLGTLNHTRLSVDSLKSAGVAVSGAVVNNPEKKCKDFIYSDNLKMIEQFLIPSPVLELPFGAQVSESVKEFCNEIDGRI; the protein is encoded by the coding sequence ATGAAGAAAAAAATACTCTTTATTACCGGTACCGATACCGATATAGGCAAAACATACGTGGCACGTGTTCTGGCCGACACCTTCGCTTCACTTGGGCAGAAGGTTTCCTACATGAAACCGGTACAAACGGGATGTTACCAAAACGGTTCAGGTGATTTGCGCGCCCCTGATGCAGACTTTGTTTTTAAGGGTGATGCGGAGATGGTTCTACCCTATGAAGTGCATGTTCCCTATCGCTTCGAACCCGCCTGCTCTCCCCATCTTGCAGCACAGATGAAAGGTGTGTCTATATGTGCCGATCATCTGAAAAAGTGTCTGGATGCCATATCGCGCAAAGCAGATATTACTATAATTGAAGGTGCGGGCGGAGTTATGGTTCCTTTAACCGAGAACTATTTTATGCTCGAACTGATAAAGCGTTTTACCAGCCCCGCTCTTCTTGTTACATCAGGGAAGCTTGGAACGCTTAATCATACCAGGCTTTCTGTGGATTCGCTAAAGAGTGCAGGAGTGGCAGTAAGTGGAGCGGTTGTAAACAACCCCGAAAAGAAGTGTAAAGATTTTATATACAGCGACAATTTAAAGATGATCGAACAGTTTCTTATTCCCAGTCCGGTTCTTGAGCTGCCTTTTGGGGCTCAGGTAAGTGAATCAGTTAAGGAGTTCTGCAATGAGATCGATGGAAGGATATGA
- a CDS encoding methyltransferase domain-containing protein: MSILQIDKKRIAQSFSLKAATYSSCATVQTHLVQRICTNLNAVMQKDQLWADIGSGPGTLLQCMESIPKHCSLLCLDLANEPLKLLKEEFPASRIRALRADGEHLPLKQGRFDGAVMASMLQWAHSPATLLTESARILKQNGTLLFSFFLDGSFKEIYTIRQNHDLPLSASYPSVDSVCRLLGESGFDSSSVIIDEYTTTMYYSSAFDALKSISSIGAAATGGPLLKRKQLIALCKEYEAAFGTEKGIPVTYNAATGKIIKANR; this comes from the coding sequence ATGAGTATTTTGCAGATAGATAAAAAGCGAATTGCACAAAGTTTCAGTCTTAAGGCTGCAACATACAGCTCCTGCGCTACGGTCCAGACGCACTTAGTGCAACGAATCTGCACCAATCTAAACGCGGTGATGCAAAAGGATCAATTATGGGCTGATATTGGAAGCGGCCCGGGAACACTGTTACAGTGCATGGAATCTATACCCAAACACTGTAGTCTGCTTTGCCTTGATCTTGCAAACGAGCCACTAAAACTGCTAAAAGAGGAGTTTCCTGCCTCCCGGATTCGTGCTCTGCGGGCAGACGGAGAACACCTTCCCCTTAAGCAAGGTAGGTTTGATGGTGCGGTGATGGCTTCGATGCTTCAGTGGGCTCACTCCCCCGCTACGCTGCTTACAGAAAGTGCCCGCATCCTTAAACAAAACGGTACACTTTTATTCTCCTTTTTCTTAGATGGTTCGTTTAAAGAAATTTACACCATACGTCAAAACCATGATCTTCCCCTTTCGGCCTCATACCCTTCAGTGGACAGCGTGTGCAGATTGCTTGGTGAGTCAGGGTTTGACAGCTCTTCGGTGATAATTGATGAGTACACTACCACAATGTACTATTCAAGCGCCTTTGATGCTCTTAAAAGTATAAGTTCAATTGGTGCAGCAGCAACAGGAGGCCCTCTGCTTAAACGAAAGCAACTTATCGCTCTGTGCAAAGAGTATGAAGCCGCTTTCGGAACAGAAAAAGGGATACCTGTCACCTACAACGCGGCAACAGGCAAGATTATAAAGGCAAACAGATGA